The Candidatus Lernaella stagnicola sequence CATTTGGATTTGTATCCGGAAGAAACGGCGTCGTCGGCCGATGTCGATTTCGCTGTCGTGGGTGAGGGCGATACGTCGCTGCCCGCATTGGCTGAGGCGTTGGCAAACGACGGCGACGCGCTGGCGATTCCCGGTGTGGTGCGCTCGGGCGAGGACGGGGTCGAGTTCGGACCGCCGCCACAGGTGGTCGACCTGGATCAAACGCCGCTGCCCGCGTGGGACCTCATGCCGCTGGGCCATTACCGCGCGATCACCGTGCTGCATCCTTTTGCCACGATGGTCAGCGGTCGCGGGTGCCCCTTCCATTGTCGTTTCTGTTCGCAACGCTACGCGGGCGGCTCGTTTCACCGCATGAGCCCGGCGCGGCTGACGCGCGAGTGGTTGTATCTCGTCAAGGAAATCGGCGTGCGGGAGATCGTTCATTTCGACGAAACCTTCGCCATGGGGGAAGACTACCTGGCCGAGGTCGCCGCGCGTGTGACGGCCGGCGGCGGCGTGATTCCCAACAACGCGCGCAGTCGCTGCGATACCATCACCCCGCCGCTGATTCAGTCGCTGGCCCGCATCGGCACCCACACCTTGCACCTGGGTATCGAGGCCGGTTCCGACGAGGCGCTGGCGCGCATGAACAAAGGCATCACCGTGGCGCAGGTACGCCGGGCCGTGGCGATGGTCAAAGACGCGGGTCTGTTGGCGCGGGGCTATTTCATGCTGGCCTACCCAGACGACACGCCGGCCGATGCGCTACGCACGATCGAACTGGCCCGCAGCCTGCCCCTGGATGCGGCCTCTTT is a genomic window containing:
- a CDS encoding radical SAM protein, which produces MDIILLHALAQTGEGPPETNVTGVFPPLGLATLAGCLREAGHTPRVLDAHALRLTARLAAAQVPDDFDGLLVFSTTTLNWRNTLALIRACRRRAPRAVTVVGGPHLDLYPEETASSADVDFAVVGEGDTSLPALAEALANDGDALAIPGVVRSGEDGVEFGPPPQVVDLDQTPLPAWDLMPLGHYRAITVLHPFATMVSGRGCPFHCRFCSQRYAGGSFHRMSPARLTREWLYLVKEIGVREIVHFDETFAMGEDYLAEVAARVTAGGGVIPNNARSRCDTITPPLIQSLARIGTHTLHLGIEAGSDEALARMNKGITVAQVRRAVAMVKDAGLLARGYFMLAYPDDTPADALRTIELARSLPLDAASFTLTVLNPGTAIYEDALARGEIDDYWSAWAKSEPVSPAPPRPRHSLGGESQLRRTLRRAYVSFYLRPAVWWNLATQRRLWRWIPSWLRAVMRRGR